In Trichomycterus rosablanca isolate fTriRos1 chromosome 2, fTriRos1.hap1, whole genome shotgun sequence, the genomic window TACTACATAGTTTAAAGGTTGGATAAAAGTACAGTATGTGAGACGTTGGTGAAAAGGCCTCACAtatttgtatatgtgtatgaGTTTTTTGTACATGGCTTAATACAAATGCAGCAGACGCACTCATTTGCAAAAACTAAGAATTGTTTTCACGCAAGTCTGTCAGGCTTGTTATTGAATAGTATAAATGTATCAGGGCACAATCATTATCTTTAACAATTTTAGGTTTTTACTTATTATTGACAGATTTAACAACTGCCCTTAGCCTTTCATTGTAAGTGTTAGTTgataaatatactgtagtaaatatacatttaaaagaaaaatacaggaATATTACTTGAAAGGAGTACTTCAGCATTTTCAAAGTTTTCTCAAAAaatattctattattttaataatgcacACAATTCGCAAAACGACCAGAaacttaaaaacatttaaacatcaagAAAACTGTGGAGTGTTTAACTATTTAGTCTAGTGTGTATCGAACATTTTATCAGTTTACCTGATAAATAAGAAATACTTTACTATAGTGCAGTTTTACTTAGTTCTGCTACCTTGAAAGAAAGAAGCAAAAAGACAGTATACATATAAAAAGATTGTGCTAGTAGTACCACTACTTAACTGCATCTCTTGATCAGTATGTTATGCAATAATTTTTTACCCCTGTATTGTCGTCTCATGCTCCATTCGTGTTTTTCTTCCCTTAAACATATTCCCTAAGGGGCAAAGTGTTGGTGGTAATAGGTTTTGGGGAATCCATCGGCGATGGCCTGGAGTTAGCAAAGCTGCGACCAATGTAGCCACGTCTGTAGGGTCCTTTCTCAATGTAAGAGCAGGTACAGCTTAGCACAGTGCCACTTATGATCAGGATAACAGCAGCTGCCCACCCTAGGTATATGGCCTGTCCTAGCTCACGTTTCTTCTGAATGGGGATGTTTGGGTTGTAGAAGTCCTGCACCACAGTGTTGGCTGTCCAGGACACGGGGATGAGTACGCACAGGCCTGTCACGATGAAAAGCACCCCGCCGGACAACGCTATGCCAGCCTTGGCATGGCGGTCATCCCCGGCGCATGTGGTGCACTTCATGCCGCAGCAGGAAACCGTGCAGGACAGCCAGCCCATGAAAATTGCCACACACATGAGGGCGCGGGCTGCCTGGATGTCAGGCGGCAGTGCCAGCAACGAGTCGTAAGTCTTGCACTGCATGTGGCCAGTTGTCTGATAGATACAGTTCATCCAGATGCCTTGCCACACAATTTCAGACGTGAGGATGTTAGGCCCTATAAAGGCTGTGACCTTCCATTGTGGCAGAGCTGTCACAGCAATGGCCATCACCCAGCCTGTAACAGCACAAGTGAAGCTGATCAGCTGCATTCCTGTGTTCACCATGATCCTGCTGTCTCTGTACCACCCGTCGGGCCACCACCGGGACGACACTTTTTCTTCTGCTACAGGTCTAGCTAGGGCTACTTGGTTGATGCCTTGCAACTGATTGTCCAGTTGCACTCAGATTTTTGAATCCTCTACTTGGCCGGTGCTCTCTTCCGATGTTTTAACAACTTTACTCCAAACCCATCAAAGCAGCCTTTCATATGTTCTCTTCAAAATCTTCCGTCCTCAGGCGTTTACCAGGTGAACAGTGTCCCTCTTCTTCTTTGAtggaatgaattattaattgACACAGACCAGCGCTATTGTTTGTCCCAATTCAGCCGTGGAAGACTTTAGGACCAGTTTGCCTGGAGAGCCAAAGTTTTACCGCTGTAAAAAGCAATGAGGCTCCTTGGTGGAAAAGGAATCTAGGCTTGtcagaaatgtgtctgctgctCTCCTGGTTTGGTGTTGGCTTACTCAGCTGGGTCAGGTAGATACAATCTGATACCTTAGCACAGAACTACAATCGAAGATGGATTTCATCCAGCTGACCAATGCACGTCCTCAAAAAGATGAGCTGTCTGAATTCAAATGCAGCAAATCACTGAGAAAGAAGGTTTGTCCACCAAAATCATGCTTAGACTGAAAAATGGTTAGCAAAATTAGACATAGAGTTTTCTCTTCCTTACAATAAAATAGGCAGATTACTGTCCATTTACAGGCACCGATAGTCCATTTACTTGCAAACCCAAAAACATGAGAGGTGTTTAGGATGTTAATAAATgctatctaaaaaaaaataaaataaaacagcgcCAGACAGTACCACCCAAATCACAAGGAACAAATGAATAGGGAGTCAGTGAGAGGCCAaaaagggagggagggagggggaGAGGGAGCCTGGTCTGTTAGGTGGATCAATTAGCACAAAACAATCTAAAGGTCATTTTTAAAATcagcttaataaataaataaattgttagaCTTAAAAAGGAAGATGAATAGTATTGAAAGGGTGAATGCAATGTAACCTCTAAAGTAAAACCAATTGTATAAAAAGCACTCTTAACTAATATTGTAAATGAAACCAGGCTCTGAACATCAAATGTGTTGGATTTATAACACGAAATACTGTAAGCAAAACTTTTTCcccctcacacattcatccaaCATTCACCCACCATTCTAATAActgatttttttataaaatgtaattttaattcAACATTAATTTTAAGTAATGAAACATCTAAAATCAGAATCTGTTCTGAAGATATTTTACATGTCACTACTAATGTATTTAAGGTTTTTTCTGCTTGTCTCTTAGTGGTCTCTAAATGTGAATATCATTGTCTCAGttaatgaattaaatattaTGGCTACAAGATCCCTGGTTCAAGTTTCTTTTTATTCATAAGGTCCCCTCTCCTTGGCAACAGTGGTCATGACAACAGGACATAAAATAAGAGCAGTGTCAGGTGCAGGCGAAATAACACAAAAGACAAAATAGAAAAGAATGATGGTCACATTTGTGCTGTTTAGCATCAATATGCTGTCACCATTGGTTTACATAATAAAAGTATACCATCCTGGTTAGGGAAAATGTTGGGTCTAGAGCCACCCTGAAATactgagcacaaggcaggaacagacacaacagagtgccaatccattggcaagaattatatattataaaacggatagttccggtcctaaaatctgattggctgagccgcgttctaagccgttgtaaaatccctgatatACGTACACGTACGTATATGACCgtatacgtatatatgtatatgaccacctcacatcattaatatgccactgaaaagaaaaagtacaaacttggttgaacactattttaagtcatgtactatacatggaagcgtaatataaacagtaatcctaatcattaagcgggtgtttcgtccaagaaatagtgtaatactGTTTGTGGAGACATGTTTATTGCAAATGTTATGTTCGctctcatgttgcctagcaacactgttaacggactacctgatttcacGGAAGAAttctttttgtaagtgtttttttaaataaaaacatttatacattgaactttgttgtattttattatattttatattgaccgccgttttataaaagcaataagccactcgagaccgtgcattactgctatgattttaaaatcgcagtaacgcacggtctctcgtggcttattgctttattcaaCTACTGACCAGGTCCTTTACACTAGGAggcaatgtttgtttgtttgtttattaggattttaacatcatgttttacactttggttacattcatgacaggaacggtagttactcattacacaaggttcatcagttcacaaggttatatcgaacagtcatggacaatttacattttcagcatttagcagacgcttttatccaaagcgacttacacaatgagcaattgagggttaagggccttgctcagggacccaacagtggcaacttggtggtggcggggcttgaaccggcaaccttctgtttactagtccagtaccttaaccactgagctatcactggccaatttagtatctctggccaatggacaatttagtatctctgattcacctcactcgcatgtctttggactgtgggaggaaaccggagcacccggagtaaacccatgcagacacggggagaacatgcaaactccacacagaaaggacccggacctccccacctggggatcgaacccaggaccttcttgctgtgagatgacagcactacccacttagccactgtgccacccaggaGGCAATGTAGACAGTCCAttacttgcatgtatttggtaggtaaaatgtaaacaaaaggaGCTAGAATCCATGTGTATATGGAGAGGGGCTCCCAAACTGTATACAGACAATTTATGGGGGCAAGGTTTAAGCCCAGTGCCACAGGCTTGCACACACCCCACTTGACAGATATAAAGTCACTGACCCCTTTTTCACTGGCggattcttacagagagccCTAACATATGGAAAATTATGCTACGCTCCCTGTATTCCTTCAACACCAGTTCCAGTACATCTGCCAGATCTCTCAGGGGGGGAGGAAATTGTTGCGATGACGGCCAAGTTGACCTGTTCAATGGGTAAAATAACAGCTAGCTAACTAGACAATCGTCAATTCACACTGTGCAAATTAATCAGCTAGCTAACTTGTCACCTTGCATtgaacaatgttttttttctggtcaCATCATGTAGCATTACCTCCAGTAACCACTACACGGCAATATTTCTCTTTTAGCTACATTCTGTACAGTATTTGTGGACTGCTATATCCAACAACGTAGTTTATTGTAAATATCTTCTTAAATAAAGTTATTTTGGCTCTACAGTGAATGAACAATCAGCAGGAATTAATTCAGTGCAAAACTGTTGAAGACATGTCTATCATTTTCAAAAACTCACCTGCCGACAAATATTTCTTCAGGTAACTTGTGTTACCGGGCAGAGGAAAGATTCCTGGTATTCAGGAAAATGTACATCTTTAAAAGCGCCATACGTTattaaactctcttgagttttgcttcaaATTCAGTGGTTTTAGATTATTgtgagatacactgatcagccataacattaaaaccacctccttgtttctacactcactgtccattttatcagctccacttaccatatagaagcactttgtagttctacaataactgactgtagtccatctgtttctctacatacttttttagcctgctttcaccctgttctttaaaggtcaggaccaacacagagtaggtattatttggtggtggatgatctcagcactgcattgacattaacatggtgatggtgtgttagtgtttgttgtgctggtatgagtggatccgacacagcagcgctgctggagtttttaaataccgtgtccactcactgtccaccactgctgtttgagtatgtagaaaaacagatggactacagtcagtaatcgtagaactacaacgtgcttctatatggtaagtggagctgataaaacagacagtcagtgtagaaacgtggttttaatgttatgcctgatcagtgtatctattaacccaaatcagaaaaaaagttgagacagtatagAACATTGAatcttatttgattgcagatatgaaccaaagatatttcatgttttgtctggtcaacttcatttcaagtgttaatatacatatacatgcatttcaggcctacaacaagtttttaaaaagttgggacagggcaatttaggtctagtaatgaggtaaaaaaaaaaaaaacctaaatactAAATGACGATTTTAAATAGATGATGTCAAcagcacaaatcatgttcagagggAAGGAAGAAAATGTATCTGTTCTTTAAATTCTTATGTTGTGAAGACCTCATTACATTGTTAAGGTgctttacaggcttaaaagaacaattttttttttaattctgacCACTTGCgtttttattaacagcatttacttgtaCTTCTACTTTCAATACTTTTCAAGTACATTTAACACCAGAAAAGtgcattaaacatcagatacttcaGGATCaaacttttactcaagtaatattaatactaatactaaaagGTGACTAACTTCTATCGTAAATTTCTAGTAAGatatttgtacttttactcaagtatagCTTTCAGGTACTTTATCCACCACGGCCTGTCAGTTTTGGGTactcacagagagccgtattGCTCTATGCTAGCCTTCAATTTTATTCATTTGCTACCAAGTTTATTGACCTTTTTAACATTGTTAATGATGTTAATTGTTTTCTTTCATTAATCCTTTACATTATTTTGCTTTAAGTTATGTCTTTTTATTTTCGATCCTCTGTTAATGATTTTTTgttacacactctgtacacagaTAGAAAAATGGAAAACAAAGACAAGTCATGAATATAGGCATAAAATACCAATTTATTAATTTGCACAATAACACGAATATTCCCTGCAGGCTAAAAAAGGAAGAGgggatttttttaaaatgtcaatAGCAATACATCAACTGATGTGGCAACCTGATAGGAAAGGCCAGAGGAAGCCCCGACAAGTCAAAGAGCGCCCTCTATTGCTATTAGACAAGTCACAGAGCTCAGAACAGTAAAATACAGCACAAAAGCTACACgcacaaaaaagaaataaattacaatacAATTTGTCCAATACCgaatctttatatatatatatatcaaagagaatattaaaaaaaacatcatgcTCTCTTAAAACAGGGGGTAGTGAGAATTCgtttaaaaaggttaaaaagagGTAATTCTTGCGCATTCCTGAGGCATCTGGACGCTGTAAGACAGTTGTTAACAAAGCCGCACAACATTGCAGAGCACAAACGGCAACCTGGCATGAGCTCAGAGGGGGTGACGGGTCAGTTTTGGTGCTCCCTGATTGAAAAAGGTACCTCGTTTGAGTTGGAGCTTGTGTCAAGACTCGACCCATCACCTCCTCTCAGCGTCCAGTCTGACCCACAGGAATTACTGACGTCTGTGAAAGAATTTTTGAATGTTGTTTAAAGACTGGTCAATATTGCTACCCTAAGAAAAAACCGAAGCAGTCACAAATAATTCATTTTTGAAgaagatattttttttttctttttctgtgacaatAAATATTCTGTAGGAGATTTAGAACAATACTCTGGCATGCAGGCGAGCAAAGTCCAAATATGATACTTTTCTATGAAGCCTAAAAAGCTAGTCCACTGAATGCACATTCCCACTGATTGACAAAAgcaaaataacacaaacataaaagCCAACAGGCTATCATACCAGCAGTCACATAAATGAGAAGAATTTTAGCTTTATCCCCTTGTTCATTCAACTGTATTGCTGTGTCATAATATGGAATTGGAATAATCATTTTACCATTGACCAACCTCCTTCATGCTCCTTCATGAGACAATCATTCTGTCAGAACTAAAAAATAGTGGGATCACTAATTAAAACCATGAACATCTTTAACCAGCTTATTGCAAGCAGGGCCTTGACCCCATCGTTCTGAACAGGCCCCAATTCATGTCCTGTACAAGCATGCGCTCAAACTCATTCATAGCAAACCTGTGGCTTTACTTATGGTTTGTTACAAAAGGGTTTTTAGAGAGCAGCAAGCCTGATAAGGTGCATGCTGAGGCCCTAGGAAACCACACAACACAGGACAAGGCTCGTCATTCCCCTACACTAAACCAGGTGTTGAGAACAAAGGCAGTGCTTATATTTCTCTCATAGTTatgatacaattttttttttttcatctgaaaagaaaaaaaaaaaactttatataTATTGATACATATactcaacaacaataaaaaaaaaaaaactatttaaacaGCCCTAATAATTCCCCTTGAGCCCTGATTGTCATTCATCATTTCTCTGTGTAATCCCCTATCTCCCCGACAAGTCAGACAGGTGGGGTTAAAAGggcaaaaaaaaagcaaagcaaagTCTTTGCCACAATAATTCATTACTTCAAATACATTAAATCATAAGTAACAAATGGAGCCAAAAGGAAGACCAACCAAAGCACTTTGGGCCCCGCAACCATGGACAGAATGCTACAACATGTTCAGCTACGGAACCAGATTCACCCAACACCAATGAAACGACTCCTGAAAAAATTCATAATTCAACCGAGCTGCTGACAGTCTGATATACATAACAGCAAAGAcattaacaacaaaacaacaataagaaCATCAGCTTTCTACACCAACAACACAATCACAAACAGGATTTATATTAAACTCTTAAAAATCTGATTGTAAGTCTGTAAAAATGCATAAAGGGAGGGGAGAGTGCTGCCATTTAAAAAGCTTTGCCATTTCTATCAACTACGCTAGATTGCGATTGGTTGATTTCCTGTCTATACCTGTGTTACGCACCTAACAGGCCAGTCCAAACAAGGACATACTTGGTTTGTATCCGACCACAAATCTGCTGCAAGCTCCGATTGCTCTGGCCCGATGCTCCATTCTCACACAGCTATGACTGTGGAATAATGTTACTGCTACACAAAACCACCAGCTTATGCAATCCTGCAAAATCTACTGAAATAAGCTTATTTATAtagatatatgtatattttatttatatatatctaTGTGAAGAGCTATAAAATGAACTGAGGCATTTACAGCAGTTTACTCCTTGACTTCCTTTACAATTCAGTGGCCTGCCATGAAAAATCTACGGATGCGcgcacgcacatacacacacacacacacacacacacacacacacacacacacacacaacttttgCAAAATAGATGAAGAGCAGAGTAATGGGTATGGATACCCAGATCACCTCGTTTGTAAAAGACTCAGTAGAGAGAGTTAAAATACGACCATAAAaaggacagaaaaaaaaaaaaacattctcaAAAGCAAAAGACAAATGTGACATTTCAGCCAATGGTGGCTTGAGGTAAAAAAGTAGACAAAGCTCAGCTTAGCTGTCATGACGAAATGGCGTAGGTTCTCTATCAGTGTATATAaccaataaaaaattaaaaacacattcagAACTGAAAAACAGACTAAAAATGGCTCAACTGGGTTTTTACTCTGTGCCTTTGAGACTAGTGGTCTCTGTGGAGGATTGCTGGTGGGCGGTTCCTCTGAGACCGGCCGCTTGAACTGGATGCGTGGCCGGCTCTCTGGCTTTGGAACCGCTTTGGTGTGGAttaatacaaaacaaatattgtaaaaaagaaaacaggaacATAAATagaaagagacagaaagagagaaaagaagtgCATTTCCTGCTGGTTGAAGCAGTTAAGCGAAGTACATGGTGTGCTGGGTGTCATAGTGGATCTGCACTGCTTTAGCCAGAGCTTGAGGGTCTCGGCCGTTACTCTGGCCTGACACATGGCTGCCCTCCGCACTGTAAAACATCCACAAAGAAAGAGTTAGTGTCAACAAACATATTATCATGTAGTTATCACGCTTTAcacagtttggttacattcatgaccgaaacagtagttactcaatacacaaaattcatcagttcacaaatttaatgtcaaacacaatcacggacaatttagtatcttcaattcacctcactgcatgtctttggatcgtgggagaaaactggagctcccggaggaaacccatgcagatacggggagaacatgcaaactccacacagaaaggacccagaccgttccacctgggaatcgaacccaggaccttcttgctgtgaggtgacagtgatacccaccgagCTGCCCTACCTACTTTTTTCTATATATGCAGGTGAAAGTAACACTATTATTAACTCATGCAGATTGGACAAAGCCACAAGGCATTGGGACTGGCTTAGAGTCAGCATCAGCTTcaacatgtacatgtacatgtaatGAATACAAAATATGACAGTTTTACAATGTAAAATATGTCTTTTTAAACTAAGACCAAAGATGAACTTTatgatattaaatttttttatatacacgTGTTCACTCCTCACTTTAAAAAGGTATTATGGTAATGTGTTTAGAATATaatgaaaatatacaacaaaatgcctcagtaaacagagagcttatttattaatacataaaagCATTGAAAAAAATAGCATAAAAGCATCATTTCGAAACGAATGAAAAACATCTAGCTCTTaacaaatgtccatgtgcactgTTACTTTACCACCACATTCAGTACTTGGTAATAGGGCTGAgcaattttgcaaaaaaaaaaaaaaaaaattattttaaaattataaccgattgtcgattacgatttcaaattttttttttcttgtataatgcaattgaaataagactcaaatttcttttttttgtgttgtaatttaaaagaaaatagtaacaccaccacctataattatcctttcaagggacctttataacaataacaatatcacaataattaactaAGAATAgctcttattttaaatattgtgcagcagaaccaCCTTACATTAGAAaaagaactacaaaaagttcttaacaggtttcttaaaaagaacacgagcctgtactgtgctgtttccaccactgagtgagtctgtatcagtatctacactggggggggggggggtagataCTTGCATGTCTACCcccctttggactgtgggaggaaatccacacagacacagggagaacatgcaacctcgaaccattccacctgggaatcgaacccaggaccttcttgctgtgaggagacagtgctacccaccaagccacaatGCCACCCAAGGACTAGTACTaaggtacaaaaaaaaaaactaaataatgatgtgatgtcaacaggtgatcaATGTTTAGAACAATAGCAGTATCTAGGaaagtctttgataagcaaagatgggcagaacatctccagtttgtcaacaaatacatgacaaaattattgaaatgttaaaGAATGTTTAACTTCCCTACAATGAGGTGaaatacatgaacctcataATAAGTGTCCAACAATTATCATGTCATGTCTGGTCAGCTAAAGGCCTATTTTCAATACACAGTCAAACTGGAACTAAAAGggtctttcactgataacagctACCCATGAGACAAAATAACCATACCTGTCATGGTCTTTGTCCACCAAGTGGTAGCGAGCACGGAAGGCGACGAGTCGGGCGTAGTAGGCTGGTGCTGGGATGGACACTGATCGTGTACAGCGCACGTAggtgtggcacagctggtacgTGAGCAGCTGCAGTTCGTCTGCAGTAAAGCAATTGTCGTCCCACAGCACATGGTAGTGTGAGGGGCGACTGGTGCCCTACAGCAAGCACACATGGAATTATGTACTAACATACAGATGGATGTATTAGTAAATGATCAAAAGGAAGGTGTGACTCACCTGGATACCAGCATGACTGCACAAGTAGAAATCAAACTCTGAAGGATGTGTGATAGTGCTGTCTACTGTAGTGCCTGCTGGAACATTACCGCTCTTTCCAACCTACAGAGAATGACAAAGCAGTCAGGTTTAAGCTCTAGATTTTGAATAAAGAAACAATTAAATTCTGTGTAAATAAGTCAGTTGTAAAGAAGTTAGATGCCCTGGAACCCTTACCCTCTCAGCTTTGTCTGAGCAGAAGAGTCGTGTGTGATGCCGTTTCTGCACTACAATGTAAGTGATTCCCGGCCGATAATCCTCTTCCAGGCTGATGCATGCTTTCCTGATGGCTATCAGCTCTGGCCAGGCAACCTACAATACACAGACAGGTGTAACACCACTAGTCAACAGAGTGAGAGCTCAAAACTCTCAATTATTACAATTTCAATTGTATTAAAAATCtcaacattaattaataattccTGATCCTACATCTATATTGAGAAATGAAGCAAATGTTAGCCAGAGTGTGCGTCCTTACTGAAAACTTTACCAATGATGAATAACACCACATCCcgtttgtttaattcttaatgccatgtcagctgctatggctattatcatggctaaATTATAGATTCTTTAAAAATCAAAGTAGGGGGTCAATTTGCTATCTttacttgtgtgtgtatagtggttaGAGTGTTAGTGTGACTATGAGGGTGTAGAGTTGAATTGTTTTTTCAT contains:
- the cldn35 gene encoding claudin-4; amino-acid sequence: MVNTGMQLISFTCAVTGWVMAIAVTALPQWKVTAFIGPNILTSEIVWQGIWMNCIYQTTGHMQCKTYDSLLALPPDIQAARALMCVAIFMGWLSCTVSCCGMKCTTCAGDDRHAKAGIALSGGVLFIVTGLCVLIPVSWTANTVVQDFYNPNIPIQKKRELGQAIYLGWAAAVILIISGTVLSCTCSYIEKGPYRRGYIGRSFANSRPSPMDSPKPITTNTLPLREYV